In the genome of Streptomyces racemochromogenes, one region contains:
- the ppgK gene encoding polyphosphate--glucose phosphotransferase: MQIFGVDIGGSGIKGAPVDLDRGELAQERHKVLTPHPATPEAVAGCVAEVVGAFSWDGPVGVTFPGVVTGGVTRTAANVDPGWIGLDAAGLLSARLDGRPVTVLNDADAAGVAEMTYGAGRGVAGTVLLLTLGTGIGSALFQDGRLVPNTELGHLELKGHDAETRASVKAKEDGDLSWERWAHRLQKYLAHVEMLFSPDLFILGGGVSRKPEKFLPLIQGIRAEIVPAQLQNNAGIVGAAMAARDGAAR; the protein is encoded by the coding sequence ATGCAGATCTTCGGTGTGGACATCGGCGGTTCCGGTATCAAGGGCGCTCCCGTGGACCTGGACCGCGGCGAGCTGGCACAGGAGCGCCACAAGGTGCTCACCCCGCATCCGGCGACCCCCGAGGCGGTGGCCGGATGCGTCGCGGAGGTGGTCGGCGCCTTCTCCTGGGACGGCCCCGTCGGGGTCACCTTCCCGGGCGTGGTCACGGGGGGCGTCACGCGTACCGCGGCCAACGTCGACCCGGGCTGGATCGGCCTCGACGCGGCGGGCCTGCTCTCCGCCCGGCTGGACGGCAGGCCGGTCACGGTCCTGAACGACGCCGACGCGGCGGGCGTCGCCGAGATGACGTACGGGGCGGGGCGCGGGGTGGCGGGCACGGTGCTCCTGCTCACCCTGGGCACGGGCATCGGCAGCGCGCTCTTCCAGGACGGCCGGCTCGTGCCGAACACGGAGCTGGGCCACCTCGAGCTCAAGGGCCACGACGCGGAGACGCGGGCCTCGGTGAAGGCCAAGGAGGACGGGGACCTCAGCTGGGAGCGCTGGGCGCACCGGCTGCAGAAGTACCTGGCCCACGTGGAGATGCTCTTCTCCCCGGACCTGTTCATCCTGGGCGGCGGCGTCAGCCGCAAGCCGGAGAAGTTCCTGCCGCTGATCCAGGGGATCCGGGCGGAGATCGTCCCCGCGCAGCTCCAGAACAACGCGGGGATCGTCGGCGCGGCGATGGCCGCGCGCGACGGGGCGGCCCGGTAG
- a CDS encoding 2OG-Fe dioxygenase family protein: MTTEAIRSQGPAADINPPYRYFSDEELGQALDAHTASEIKLFLESWEEMPVDAYMKDGADYRRRRHGLFHFSGAEIVQDPPRAFHQSAEVNSLHGGVDRHFPPLAAEVAAGGVLHTLIRFFAERVPGDLDPATTGVGVHQIRITATRDAKGLPAPEGVHEDGHHYVAQVLMRRTDVVGGESQLYDRDRRPLHSTTLLRRFESIVIDDRRVFHGVSAIEPASGVRQGVRDMLLIDYFPLPADGSAG, translated from the coding sequence GTGACGACCGAGGCAATACGTTCTCAGGGTCCGGCCGCTGATATCAACCCTCCCTACAGGTACTTCTCGGACGAGGAGTTGGGGCAGGCCCTGGACGCCCACACGGCGAGCGAGATCAAGCTCTTCCTGGAGTCCTGGGAGGAAATGCCCGTCGACGCCTACATGAAGGACGGCGCGGACTACCGCCGCCGCCGTCACGGCCTCTTCCACTTCTCCGGCGCGGAAATCGTGCAGGACCCGCCGCGCGCCTTCCACCAGTCCGCCGAGGTGAACTCCCTGCACGGCGGCGTCGACCGGCACTTCCCCCCGCTGGCCGCCGAGGTGGCCGCCGGCGGAGTACTGCACACCCTCATCCGGTTCTTCGCCGAGCGGGTGCCCGGCGACCTGGACCCGGCCACCACCGGGGTCGGCGTCCACCAGATCCGCATCACCGCGACCCGCGACGCCAAGGGCCTCCCGGCCCCCGAGGGCGTGCACGAGGACGGCCACCACTACGTGGCGCAGGTCCTGATGCGCCGCACCGACGTCGTAGGGGGCGAATCGCAGCTGTACGACCGCGACCGCCGCCCCCTCCACAGCACCACGCTGCTCCGGCGGTTCGAGTCGATCGTGATCGACGACCGCAGGGTCTTCCACGGAGTCTCCGCCATCGAGCCGGCCTCCGGGGTGCGCCAAGGCGTCCGCGACATGCTGCTGATCGACTACTTCCCGCTCCCGGCCGACGGCTCCGCCGGCTGA
- a CDS encoding helix-turn-helix transcriptional regulator, whose amino-acid sequence MNPETIGSHVVAEILENSARSALNLLRLRDELGPVVAEYRNSRLRNTYGYVTHTDHPNINAAIRLAARECRFEVLTSQPGGGRSEAVLSESLPATLEMLDRGVRMRTIYQHNARSSAATRAFVHTVQQRGARVATLDENFDRLIVFDRTVAFIPEDDDDRVAAEIRAPAVVSFLTALFERSWTRAVPFTPPGRDRATTRITDDLERAIMRHIVAGDTDSVTAARLGISVRRCQEYVARMSARLGSRSRAQLGYLIAKSALLDGSPEEPAPA is encoded by the coding sequence GTGAATCCCGAGACGATCGGCAGCCACGTCGTGGCCGAGATCCTGGAGAACTCCGCCCGCTCGGCGCTCAACCTGCTGCGACTCCGGGACGAATTGGGTCCGGTGGTCGCCGAATACCGGAACAGCCGGCTGCGGAACACCTACGGGTACGTGACGCACACCGACCACCCGAACATCAACGCCGCCATCCGGCTGGCGGCCCGGGAATGCCGCTTCGAGGTGCTCACCTCACAGCCCGGCGGGGGCAGGTCCGAAGCCGTCCTCAGCGAGTCGCTGCCCGCCACGCTGGAGATGCTGGACCGCGGGGTGCGGATGAGGACGATCTACCAGCACAACGCGCGCTCCAGCGCGGCGACGCGCGCCTTCGTGCACACCGTCCAGCAGCGCGGCGCCCGGGTGGCCACGCTGGACGAGAACTTCGACCGGCTGATCGTCTTCGACAGGACGGTGGCGTTCATCCCCGAGGACGACGACGACCGGGTGGCCGCGGAGATCCGTGCTCCGGCCGTGGTCTCGTTCCTCACGGCCCTCTTCGAACGCTCGTGGACCCGGGCCGTCCCCTTCACCCCGCCCGGCCGCGACCGGGCCACGACCCGCATCACCGACGACCTGGAACGGGCCATCATGCGGCACATCGTCGCCGGTGACACCGACTCGGTGACCGCCGCGCGGCTCGGCATCAGCGTGCGCCGCTGCCAGGAGTACGTGGCGCGGATGTCCGCGCGCCTGGGCAGCCGCAGCCGGGCCCAACTGGGCTACCTGATAGCCAAGTCGGCACTGCTCGACGGCTCCCCCGAGGAGCCGGCCCCCGCTTAG
- a CDS encoding sulfite exporter TauE/SafE family protein yields MLILFGAFLVLAAASVVRTTAGFGFSLVAVPPLALLIDPASAVVVAGIMAAPLSLWIAVRDWRHVDRRLMTATLLSGLAGVPFGVWLLATLSSRVLLFVITAVVLLGTFIVWRKITLGGGLKMVMAVGLFSGASFAATGIDGPPMVAAFQSMRLEPRVQRATLGVVFSGTSLAALVGFGISGQLTATVGQMLLVGVPALFIGIFAGEKVFHRLNAERFRRVVLGLLVVSSLSVVLRVAAA; encoded by the coding sequence ATGTTGATCCTCTTCGGCGCCTTCCTGGTGCTGGCCGCCGCATCCGTCGTACGCACCACGGCGGGCTTCGGCTTCTCGCTGGTGGCCGTCCCGCCCCTGGCCCTGCTCATCGACCCGGCGAGCGCGGTGGTGGTGGCCGGGATCATGGCCGCCCCGCTCAGCCTGTGGATAGCCGTACGCGACTGGCGTCACGTCGACCGCCGCCTGATGACGGCCACCCTGCTGTCCGGGCTGGCCGGCGTGCCGTTCGGGGTGTGGCTGCTGGCCACGCTCTCCTCCCGGGTGCTGCTGTTCGTCATCACCGCGGTGGTCCTGCTGGGCACGTTCATCGTGTGGCGGAAGATCACCCTGGGCGGCGGACTGAAGATGGTGATGGCCGTGGGCCTGTTCTCCGGAGCCTCCTTCGCCGCCACCGGCATAGACGGCCCGCCGATGGTCGCCGCCTTCCAGAGCATGCGCCTGGAACCCCGCGTCCAGCGGGCCACCCTGGGCGTGGTGTTCTCCGGCACCAGCCTGGCCGCGCTCGTCGGCTTCGGCATCAGCGGCCAGCTCACCGCGACCGTCGGGCAGATGCTCCTCGTCGGGGTACCGGCCCTGTTCATCGGGATATTCGCCGGCGAGAAGGTCTTCCACCGCCTGAACGCCGAGCGCTTCCGCCGGGTCGTCCTCGGCCTGCTGGTCGTCAGCTCCCTGTCGGTGGTCCTGCGCGTGGCCGCCGCCTGA
- a CDS encoding PucR family transcriptional regulator translates to MRLRELLNTDELGLLLLVGADAGDEVLDRAVRAVPVIDLADPGRFLSGGELVLTGLAWWRGDGDAEPFVRVLARAGVTALAAGEVEHRLVPHDLVRACRRHGLPLLAVPPETSFAAVTGHVLHRLHRREAASLAAVIERHRRLLADRAAPASVLELLRHSLGLHVRVLSATGRQIAGAHPPPHPKTAAALAARYLAARRAGERAPHRVVVGERPYSLLPVAGPAGPASELGDWLMVVEADVSRWPAADTELLNRVEELLGDARYAHEAAKAALRDLAGRSLELVRGDVPAEEIPLRLRSTAQSVVSGVGHWPRCQYVVADGVPAGALRVLLEEALVEPDGPVPVSPSDIAATVEGDRAVLMVLMPEPAPGVDHAALQRRLAAALARWLGPAETVSVGLSSPVGGPGDARRALDEAHDALRVAREAPGRVSVRGPGDLTAHVLSLLPLIPADARRAFAARHLGPLRDHDRRHRTDLLGTLEAFLACDASWTRTAARLHLHVNSLRHRITRIERLTGTDLNRLETRLDFFAALRAQ, encoded by the coding sequence GAGCTCGTCCTGACCGGGCTGGCCTGGTGGCGGGGGGACGGGGACGCCGAGCCGTTCGTCCGCGTCCTCGCGCGGGCGGGCGTCACGGCCCTGGCCGCGGGGGAGGTCGAGCACCGGCTCGTCCCGCACGACCTCGTACGGGCCTGCCGGCGGCATGGGCTGCCGCTCCTCGCGGTGCCGCCGGAGACCTCGTTCGCCGCGGTCACCGGACACGTGCTGCACCGCCTGCACCGCCGGGAGGCCGCCAGTCTCGCCGCCGTGATCGAACGCCACCGGAGGCTCCTCGCCGACCGGGCCGCCCCGGCTTCCGTGCTGGAACTCCTGCGGCACAGCCTCGGCCTCCACGTGCGCGTCCTGTCCGCGACCGGGCGCCAGATCGCCGGGGCGCACCCGCCGCCGCACCCGAAGACGGCGGCGGCGCTGGCCGCGCGCTACCTCGCGGCGCGCCGGGCGGGCGAGCGGGCCCCGCACCGGGTCGTGGTCGGGGAGCGCCCGTACTCCCTGCTGCCGGTGGCCGGCCCGGCCGGGCCGGCCTCGGAGCTGGGCGACTGGCTGATGGTGGTGGAGGCCGACGTCTCCCGGTGGCCCGCGGCGGACACGGAGCTCCTGAACCGGGTCGAAGAGCTGCTCGGCGACGCGCGGTACGCGCACGAGGCGGCGAAGGCGGCCCTGCGCGACCTGGCCGGCCGCTCCCTGGAGCTGGTGCGCGGCGACGTCCCGGCCGAGGAGATCCCCTTACGGCTGCGCAGTACGGCGCAGTCCGTCGTCAGCGGGGTGGGCCACTGGCCGCGCTGCCAGTACGTGGTGGCCGACGGGGTCCCGGCGGGGGCCCTGCGCGTCCTGCTGGAGGAGGCCCTGGTCGAGCCGGACGGCCCGGTTCCGGTGTCACCGTCCGACATCGCCGCCACCGTCGAGGGCGACCGGGCGGTGCTCATGGTCCTGATGCCCGAGCCGGCGCCGGGCGTCGACCACGCCGCCCTCCAGCGCCGGCTCGCGGCGGCCCTCGCCCGCTGGCTCGGCCCGGCCGAGACGGTGTCCGTCGGGCTCAGCTCTCCCGTGGGCGGCCCCGGCGACGCCCGCCGTGCGCTGGACGAGGCCCACGACGCGCTGCGGGTCGCGCGGGAGGCCCCGGGCCGGGTGAGCGTGCGCGGCCCCGGCGACCTGACCGCGCACGTCCTCTCGCTGCTGCCCCTGATCCCGGCCGACGCCCGCCGGGCCTTCGCCGCCCGCCACCTCGGGCCGCTGCGGGACCACGACCGCCGGCACCGGACGGACCTGCTGGGCACCCTGGAGGCGTTCCTGGCCTGTGACGCGTCCTGGACCAGGACCGCGGCCAGGCTGCACCTGCACGTGAACTCGCTGCGCCACCGCATCACCCGCATCGAGAGGCTGACGGGCACCGACCTGAACCGGCTGGAAACCCGGCTGGACTTCTTCGCCGCCCTGCGGGCGCAGTGA
- a CDS encoding fumarylacetoacetate hydrolase family protein, which yields MRIVRFEKAGTIRYGLLADDEVVPLVHGPFGPLDVSADAPRVPLAEVRLLAPVTPGKVLAIGRNYAEHAAELGNEVPEEPLVFLMPGSAVIGPGEAVVKPSYTDELHHEAELAAVIGKTCRDLKPEEVADHLLGYTCANDVTARDLQGPDRQWWRAKGSDTFCPLGPWVETELDPRALAVRATVNGEVRQDGNSSRMVHPVDRLISHISSAMTLHPGDVVLTGTPAGVGPLRRGDLVTVSVEGIGELTNPVV from the coding sequence ATGCGCATCGTAAGGTTCGAGAAGGCGGGCACGATCCGCTACGGACTCCTCGCCGACGACGAGGTCGTACCCCTCGTCCACGGCCCCTTCGGCCCCCTGGACGTGTCCGCGGACGCGCCCCGCGTCCCCCTCGCCGAGGTGCGGCTGCTCGCCCCCGTCACGCCGGGGAAGGTCCTCGCCATCGGCCGGAACTACGCCGAGCACGCCGCGGAGCTCGGCAACGAGGTGCCCGAGGAGCCGCTCGTCTTCCTCATGCCGGGCAGCGCCGTCATCGGGCCCGGCGAGGCCGTCGTCAAGCCCTCCTACACCGACGAGCTCCACCACGAGGCCGAGCTCGCCGCGGTGATCGGCAAGACCTGCCGCGACCTGAAGCCGGAGGAGGTGGCCGACCACCTCCTCGGCTACACCTGCGCCAACGACGTCACCGCCCGCGACCTCCAGGGGCCGGACCGGCAGTGGTGGCGGGCCAAGGGCTCGGACACCTTCTGCCCCCTCGGCCCCTGGGTGGAGACCGAACTCGACCCCCGCGCGCTCGCGGTCCGGGCCACGGTCAACGGAGAGGTCCGCCAGGACGGCAACAGCTCCCGTATGGTGCACCCCGTCGACCGGCTGATCAGCCACATCAGTTCCGCCATGACCCTGCACCCCGGTGACGTGGTACTCACCGGCACCCCGGCGGGTGTCGGACCGCTGCGGCGCGGCGACCTGGTGACGGTCTCCGTCGAGGGGATCGGCGAGCTCACCAACCCCGTCGTCTGA
- a CDS encoding FAD-binding and (Fe-S)-binding domain-containing protein: protein MNDFTRHLQSRLPAARTDVRTRTAYTSDASIYRVMPTAVLEPRDEEQVAVAVGIATEHGVGITCRGGGTSIAGNSIGTGLILDFSRYMNRIDELDPEARTATVQPGVVLGTLRDRAAAHGLTVGPDPSTYSRCTIGGMIGNHACGAHSVAWGTTADITQEVDLLLADGRRIHAGRGSSGDADIDRRLKRLRDHHLAPLRTELGRFGRQVSGYGLGALLPEKGFHVARSLVGTEGTCGVLLGAKIALTPLPAARVLLVLGFPDVYAAADCGASLAKAGALTVEGLDAPLVEALRSRGGRAPGIDLLPRGEAWLYCEIEGTGEADAIANAERLARGTGATSFVTADAEQTAAIWSIRRNGAGIATRMADGRQAWPGWEDSAVPPERLSGYLKDLHALMAEHERTGTITGHFGEGCLHVRVDWELGTEQGIAAYREFITAAGDLVVAHGGCASGEHGDGRARSELLARTYSPELMGAFAAFKEIWDPRNLLNPGIIVDPAPFDADIRPGPGRDRNELPLVQRFGADQGSLTNAVHRCTGVGSCRNDTGHMCPSYQVTRDEVHSTRGRARVLSEMLRGETITDGYRSTEVLEALDLCFSCKACKSDCSVNVDMAAYKSEFLSKHYEGRLRPRAHYTLGWLPVLARLASLAPRTLNRLTRRAPVAARLSALAGLETRRPLVALPSQTFRQWFHYRKPAPAAASAPAAAEPGASGTVVLWPDTFSNLLDPRGAQAATRVLEAMGYEVVLPDGPVCCGLTWHSTGQLGAARAVLGRSVGALREHLEAGRTVIGLEPSCTQTLREEAAELLPDSPVVRRLSRQVRTLAEVVAEHEGPWPFGTLDQDAVMQPHCHQEAGHGHGPETEVLRRLGVTADVVSAGCCGMAGNFGYEPGHWDVSQGAAERELYPKLRAAGPDTAVVADGFSCRTQISQEGSRRPEHLAELLLRALPGNTPGKNPQNGSGPCAS, encoded by the coding sequence ATGAACGACTTCACCAGGCACCTCCAGTCACGGCTGCCCGCCGCCCGCACCGACGTGCGGACCCGAACCGCCTACACCTCCGACGCCTCGATCTACCGCGTCATGCCGACCGCGGTGCTGGAGCCCCGGGACGAGGAGCAGGTGGCCGTCGCCGTGGGCATCGCCACCGAACACGGCGTCGGCATCACCTGCCGGGGCGGCGGCACCTCCATCGCCGGAAACTCCATCGGCACCGGGCTGATCCTCGACTTCTCCCGGTACATGAACCGCATCGACGAACTCGACCCGGAGGCCCGCACCGCCACCGTCCAGCCCGGCGTCGTCCTCGGCACCCTCCGGGACCGGGCCGCCGCCCACGGCCTCACCGTCGGACCCGACCCCTCCACGTACTCCCGCTGCACCATCGGCGGAATGATCGGCAACCACGCCTGCGGCGCCCACTCGGTGGCCTGGGGCACCACCGCCGACATCACCCAGGAGGTCGACCTGCTCCTCGCCGACGGCCGCCGGATCCACGCCGGCCGCGGCTCCAGCGGCGACGCCGACATCGACCGCCGTCTCAAGCGGCTGCGCGACCACCACCTCGCACCGCTGCGCACCGAACTCGGCCGCTTCGGCCGCCAGGTGTCCGGGTACGGGCTGGGCGCCCTGCTGCCCGAGAAGGGCTTCCACGTCGCCCGCTCGCTCGTGGGCACCGAGGGCACCTGCGGAGTCCTGCTCGGCGCGAAGATCGCCCTCACCCCGCTGCCGGCCGCCCGGGTGCTCCTCGTCCTCGGCTTCCCCGACGTCTACGCGGCCGCCGACTGCGGCGCCTCCCTGGCCAAGGCCGGCGCGCTGACCGTGGAGGGGCTGGACGCACCCCTCGTCGAGGCGCTGCGCTCGCGCGGCGGCCGCGCCCCCGGCATCGACCTGCTCCCGCGCGGCGAGGCCTGGCTGTACTGCGAGATCGAGGGCACCGGCGAGGCCGACGCGATCGCCAACGCCGAACGCCTCGCCCGCGGGACCGGGGCCACCAGCTTCGTCACCGCCGACGCCGAGCAGACCGCCGCCATCTGGTCCATCCGCCGCAACGGCGCCGGCATCGCCACCCGCATGGCCGACGGCCGCCAGGCCTGGCCCGGCTGGGAGGACTCCGCCGTCCCGCCGGAACGGCTCTCCGGATACCTGAAGGACCTGCACGCCCTCATGGCGGAACACGAACGGACCGGCACCATCACCGGGCACTTCGGCGAGGGCTGCCTGCACGTACGCGTCGACTGGGAACTCGGCACCGAACAGGGCATCGCCGCCTACCGCGAGTTCATCACGGCCGCCGGCGACCTCGTCGTCGCGCACGGCGGCTGCGCCTCCGGCGAGCACGGCGACGGCCGTGCCCGCTCCGAGCTGCTGGCCCGTACGTACTCGCCCGAACTCATGGGCGCCTTCGCCGCGTTCAAGGAGATCTGGGACCCCCGCAACCTGCTCAACCCCGGCATCATCGTGGACCCGGCACCCTTCGACGCCGACATCCGCCCCGGACCGGGCCGCGACCGCAACGAACTGCCCCTGGTCCAGCGCTTCGGCGCCGACCAGGGCTCGCTCACCAACGCCGTGCACCGCTGCACGGGCGTCGGCAGCTGCCGCAACGACACCGGCCACATGTGCCCGTCCTACCAGGTCACCCGCGACGAGGTGCACTCCACCCGCGGCCGCGCCCGGGTGCTGAGCGAGATGCTGCGCGGCGAGACGATCACCGACGGCTACCGCTCCACCGAGGTCCTGGAAGCCCTCGACCTCTGCTTCTCCTGCAAGGCCTGCAAGAGCGACTGCTCGGTCAACGTCGACATGGCCGCGTACAAGTCGGAGTTCCTCAGCAAGCACTACGAGGGACGGCTCAGGCCCCGCGCCCACTACACCCTCGGCTGGCTCCCGGTGCTCGCCCGGCTCGCCTCCCTGGCCCCCCGTACGCTCAACCGGCTGACGCGGCGCGCGCCCGTCGCCGCCCGGCTGAGCGCCCTGGCCGGGCTGGAGACCCGCCGGCCCCTGGTGGCACTGCCGTCCCAGACCTTCAGGCAGTGGTTCCACTACCGCAAGCCGGCCCCCGCGGCCGCCTCCGCCCCGGCCGCCGCCGAGCCGGGCGCCTCGGGCACGGTCGTCCTGTGGCCCGACACCTTCAGCAACCTCCTCGACCCCCGCGGAGCCCAGGCCGCCACCCGGGTCCTGGAAGCCATGGGATACGAGGTCGTCCTGCCCGACGGCCCCGTCTGCTGCGGCCTGACCTGGCACTCCACCGGCCAGCTCGGCGCCGCCCGCGCCGTCCTCGGCCGCTCGGTGGGCGCCCTGCGCGAGCACCTCGAAGCGGGCCGGACCGTGATCGGGCTGGAACCCTCCTGCACGCAGACCCTGCGCGAGGAGGCCGCCGAACTGCTGCCCGACTCGCCCGTCGTGCGCAGGCTCTCCCGGCAGGTGCGCACCCTCGCCGAAGTGGTCGCGGAGCACGAGGGCCCCTGGCCGTTCGGGACGCTCGACCAGGACGCCGTGATGCAGCCGCACTGCCACCAGGAGGCGGGCCACGGCCACGGTCCGGAGACCGAGGTGCTGCGCCGGCTCGGCGTCACCGCCGACGTGGTCTCCGCGGGCTGCTGCGGCATGGCGGGCAACTTCGGCTACGAACCGGGGCACTGGGACGTCTCCCAGGGCGCCGCCGAGCGCGAGCTCTACCCGAAGCTGCGGGCCGCCGGGCCGGACACCGCCGTGGTCGCCGACGGCTTCTCCTGCCGTACGCAGATCTCCCAGGAGGGCTCGCGCCGTCCCGAACACCTCGCGGAGCTGCTGCTGCGCGCCCTGCCGGGCAACACCCCCGGCAAGAACCCCCAGAACGGAAGTGGACCATGCGCATCGTAA
- the ychF gene encoding redox-regulated ATPase YchF — MSLTIGIVGLPNVGKSTLFNALTKNDVLAANYPFATIEPNIGVVGVPDPRLAKLAEIFGSQRVLPATVDFVDIAGIVRGASEGEGLGNKFLANIRESDAICQVIRAFKDENVVHVDGKVSPKDDIETINTELILADLQSIEKAEPRLTKESRLQKEKVAVLAAVVEAKKILEAGDTLFSKGITKGTELGDLLHELHLLTTKPFLYVFNVDEDELTDEAFKAEQAALVAPAEAIFLNAKLEADLAELDDEEALELLQSVGQDEPGLATLGRVGFATLGLQTYLTAGPKETRAWTIKQGATAPEAAGVIHTDFQRGFIKAEVISFADLVECGSVTEARAKGKARMEGKDYVMQDGDVVEFRFNV; from the coding sequence GTGTCGCTCACGATCGGAATCGTCGGCCTGCCGAATGTCGGCAAGTCGACCCTGTTCAACGCCCTGACCAAGAACGACGTGCTGGCGGCCAACTACCCGTTCGCCACCATCGAGCCGAACATCGGCGTGGTCGGCGTCCCGGACCCCCGCCTGGCCAAGCTGGCCGAGATCTTCGGCTCGCAGCGCGTCCTGCCCGCCACGGTCGACTTCGTCGACATCGCCGGCATCGTGCGCGGCGCCTCGGAGGGCGAGGGCCTGGGCAACAAGTTCCTGGCGAACATCCGCGAGTCGGACGCGATCTGCCAGGTCATCCGCGCCTTCAAGGACGAGAACGTCGTCCACGTCGACGGCAAGGTCTCGCCCAAGGACGACATCGAGACGATCAACACCGAGCTGATCCTCGCCGACCTCCAGTCCATCGAGAAGGCCGAGCCGCGCCTGACGAAGGAGTCCCGTCTCCAGAAGGAGAAGGTCGCGGTCCTGGCGGCGGTCGTCGAGGCCAAGAAGATCCTCGAAGCCGGCGACACCCTCTTCTCCAAGGGCATCACCAAGGGCACGGAGCTGGGCGACCTCCTCCACGAGCTGCACCTCCTGACGACCAAGCCGTTCCTCTACGTCTTCAACGTGGACGAGGACGAGCTGACGGACGAGGCCTTCAAGGCGGAGCAGGCCGCCCTGGTCGCCCCGGCCGAGGCGATCTTCCTGAACGCGAAGCTGGAGGCGGACCTCGCGGAGCTCGACGACGAGGAGGCCCTGGAGCTCCTCCAGTCGGTCGGCCAGGACGAGCCCGGCCTCGCCACCCTCGGCCGCGTCGGCTTCGCCACCCTGGGCCTCCAGACGTACCTGACGGCCGGCCCGAAGGAAACCCGCGCCTGGACCATCAAGCAGGGCGCCACCGCCCCCGAGGCGGCCGGCGTGATCCACACCGACTTCCAGCGCGGCTTCATCAAGGCCGAGGTCATCTCCTTCGCGGACCTGGTCGAGTGCGGCTCGGTCACCGAGGCCCGCGCCAAGGGCAAGGCCCGCATGGAGGGCAAGGACTACGTCATGCAGGACGGCGACGTGGTGGAGTTCCGCTTCAACGTGTAG
- a CDS encoding DUF6542 domain-containing protein encodes MRSVRHPRVPARVPARVPAQGRRPAAPRRLPRPMLTGFGAGLFACLAMLLVAGVCRLLFGSSLFAYGLLFLPVSAAVGVWVRPADLVTAPISAPIAFAAGVWPVSGGSGGFGGQLMGVVSALSLHAGWLYAGTLAAGLIALVRRAALSGRKRAARQQRARTAY; translated from the coding sequence ATGCGTTCGGTACGTCACCCGCGGGTGCCCGCCCGCGTGCCCGCCCGCGTGCCCGCCCAGGGGCGGCGCCCCGCGGCGCCCCGCCGGCTGCCCCGGCCCATGCTGACCGGCTTCGGTGCCGGGCTGTTCGCCTGCCTGGCGATGCTGCTGGTCGCGGGGGTCTGCCGGCTGCTCTTCGGCTCCTCGCTGTTCGCGTACGGGCTGCTCTTCCTGCCCGTCTCCGCCGCGGTCGGCGTGTGGGTGCGGCCGGCGGACCTGGTCACCGCGCCGATCTCGGCCCCCATCGCCTTCGCCGCCGGGGTGTGGCCCGTCTCGGGGGGCTCCGGCGGCTTCGGCGGGCAGCTGATGGGGGTGGTGTCCGCGCTGTCCCTGCACGCCGGGTGGCTGTACGCGGGCACGCTGGCCGCCGGGCTGATCGCGCTGGTGCGCCGGGCCGCCCTGAGCGGGCGCAAGCGGGCCGCCCGGCAGCAGCGTGCCAGGACGGCCTACTGA
- a CDS encoding alpha-ketoglutarate-dependent dioxygenase AlkB yields the protein MPLGPRVPDEILTRALPAGEDLFAELSASVRWEELGKGRRGAVLTRVDGAGAVPLVRTTTRYGSPAQRFRPVHERLARRVRELLALPAGFDNALVERYTNAYRTMGAHSDQALDLADGSFIAVFSCYERPGAGPPRKLLFESKESGGQGFGIPLVHNGVVAFSLDTNRRFKHRIVLEAPAPAADNQWLGVTFRTSKTSVRFRDGHAYLPEGARLTQADEEQAREFYRLRRRENDETGFAYPPLAYTVSGSDLLPPV from the coding sequence TTGCCCCTCGGACCTAGGGTCCCGGACGAGATCCTCACGCGTGCCCTGCCGGCCGGGGAGGACCTCTTCGCGGAGCTGTCCGCGTCGGTGCGGTGGGAGGAGCTGGGGAAGGGGCGGCGGGGCGCCGTGCTCACCAGGGTCGACGGTGCGGGCGCGGTGCCCCTCGTACGCACCACCACCCGGTACGGCAGCCCGGCGCAGCGCTTCCGGCCGGTGCACGAACGGCTGGCGCGGCGGGTCCGGGAGCTCCTGGCGCTCCCGGCCGGCTTCGACAACGCCCTCGTCGAGAGGTACACGAACGCCTACCGGACCATGGGGGCCCATTCCGACCAGGCCCTCGACCTGGCCGACGGCTCGTTCATCGCCGTCTTCTCCTGCTACGAACGTCCCGGGGCGGGCCCGCCCCGGAAGCTGCTGTTCGAGTCGAAGGAGTCCGGCGGGCAGGGGTTCGGGATACCCCTCGTCCACAACGGCGTCGTCGCGTTCTCCCTCGACACGAACCGGCGGTTCAAGCACAGGATCGTGCTGGAGGCGCCCGCCCCGGCGGCGGACAACCAGTGGCTGGGCGTGACCTTCCGGACCTCGAAGACCTCCGTGCGGTTCCGCGACGGGCACGCGTACCTGCCGGAGGGCGCGCGCCTGACGCAGGCCGACGAGGAGCAGGCGCGCGAGTTCTACCGGCTGCGGAGGCGGGAGAACGACGAGACGGGCTTCGCCTACCCGCCGCTGGCGTACACCGTCAGCGGGAGCGACCTGCTGCCGCCCGTCTGA